The Medicago truncatula cultivar Jemalong A17 chromosome 4, MtrunA17r5.0-ANR, whole genome shotgun sequence genome includes a region encoding these proteins:
- the LOC25494084 gene encoding exopolygalacturonase, with translation MAVAKSVVILILLFALASYADAAPKPRPPVGHDVFGVRKSSKDVLLPGEKLVNVLSFGAKGDGVTDCTQAFMQTWQAVCKKPGQNRFYVPAGRFLVSEIIFAGPCLAPKPVTIQVVGTILATTDISEYANGRWFEFQDLNGLKMLGGGTFDGQGQESWKFAEDCKSGNGDTACVPNPPSLYFTKVQNAIIMGIKSVNPKGFHVFVTQCSNIRLQRLRLTAPDTSPNTDGIHISTSYGVKINRCTIGTGDDCVGMIDGSEQIAINKLKCGPGHGISIGSLGRRADEREVKGVRVQNSELIGTDNGLRIKSFPERFAGGASEIFFTNINMTNVKNPIIIDQEYECDDICKKKPSLVKIANIHFSNIRGTSATPMVVDMRCSKMHTCPGVTFNNVDLKFGSALTTARCVNVKPVYTGLAKPPICP, from the exons ATGGCCGTTGCAAAGAGTGTTGTTATTCTTATTTTGCTCTTTGCATTGGCCAGTTATGCAGATGCTGCTCCTAAACCAAGGCCTCCCGTTGGTCATGATGTTTTCGGGGTTAGAAAAAGCTCTAAGGATGTCCTCCTTCCCGGGGAGAAACTAGTTAATGTCTTGAGTTTTGGCGCCAAAGGTGATGGTGTGACTGATTGCACTCAG GCTTTCATGCAGACATGGCAAGCAGTCTGCAAAAAACCAGGACAAAACAGGTTTTATGTTCCTGCTGGTAGATTTTTGGTTTCGGAAATAATTTTTGCAGGACCATGTCTTGCTCCAAAGCCAGTAACAATTCAAGTGGTAGGAACTATTTTGGCTACCACTGATATTTCTGAGTATGCAAACGGAAGATGGTTCGAGTTTCAAGACTTGAATGGCCTAAAAATGCTCGGTGGAGGTACTTTTGATGGACAAGGTCAAGAATCATGGAAATTCGCTGAGGATTGTAAATCTGGCAACGGAGATACTGCTTGTGTGCCAAATCCACCC AGTTTGTATTTCACAAAAGTGCAAAATGCAATTATAATGGGCATTAAATCAGTGAATCCCAAAGGATTTCACGTATTCGTTACTCAATGTTCAAACATTAGGTTGCAAAGACTTAGGCTCACTGCACCTGATACCAGCCCAAACACTGATGGCATTCATATTAGCACCTCCTACGGTGTGAAAATAAATAGATGCACCATTGGAACCGGGGATGATTGTGTCGGTATGATAGACGGTTCTGAACAAATTGCGATCAACAAACTCAAATGTGGACCTGGACATGGTATCAG TATCGGTAGTCTTGGAAGGAGAGCAGACGAGCGAGAGGTGAAAGGTGTAAGGGTACAGAACAGTGAATTGATTGGCACAGACAACGGTTTGAGAATAAAATCATTTCCAGAGAGATTTGCTGGTGGAGCATCTGAGATATTTTTCACTAACATTAACATGACAAATGTTAAAAATCCAATCATTATTGACCAGGAATATGAATGTGATGATATTTGTAAAAAGAAG CCTTCATTGGTGAAGATtgcaaatattcatttttcaaatataaggGGAACTTCAGCTACACCAATGGTAGTGGATATGAGATGCAGCAAGATGCATACATGCCCCGGTGTTACATTTAATAACGTCGACCTAAAGTTTGGATCAGCCCTTACCACAGCTAGATGTG